Proteins co-encoded in one Rhodoflexus caldus genomic window:
- a CDS encoding cytochrome P460 family protein yields MKTNKLNFLSGLTFFLFATVITINSCNREELNPGPVPEDTQLMQAIADTSDYQYTVFHPTIVQSVSNSPREFERVRINTIGNGVLDNNGRLPKGTIFPNGTIIVKEAFDGLNGNLIQYAIMKKETSNKYARNGWLWYEVNVDGTKPYSIGMKGQKCINCHTKPANTDATRTFDLR; encoded by the coding sequence ATGAAGACAAACAAATTGAATTTTTTATCTGGATTGACCTTCTTTCTATTTGCAACTGTAATTACAATAAATTCTTGTAACAGAGAAGAACTTAATCCAGGTCCAGTTCCTGAAGACACTCAATTGATGCAAGCAATTGCGGACACATCAGACTATCAGTACACAGTATTTCACCCGACAATTGTTCAATCCGTTTCAAACTCACCAAGAGAATTTGAAAGAGTCCGTATAAATACTATTGGCAATGGAGTTTTGGACAATAATGGAAGGCTTCCAAAAGGAACAATATTTCCCAATGGGACAATTATAGTAAAAGAAGCATTTGATGGACTGAATGGAAATTTAATTCAATATGCTATTATGAAGAAGGAAACATCTAACAAGTATGCAAGAAATGGATGGTTATGGTATGAAGTGAATGTGGACGGAACAAAACCCTATTCTATTGGAATGAAAGGACAGAAATGTATCAATTGCCACACCAAACCTGCTAATACAGATGCAACAA
- a CDS encoding DUF6557 family protein, with amino-acid sequence MKLYDLIKSYNWLSVELTLLKLYPDQDRMLDEYRNIYEKLKVTEPADYDELEIILKEYDCDPNFESDKETYVDVSGQKKIPDPNDITNGYAIEFLEWDKWLGMDIATETTKNFSDLEIIAHCLYEMTFIDYDEDAIQGQLKTLNDRIEDYKKLTDEEKKQQTISLDKLKKRLDEKKGSS; translated from the coding sequence ATGAAACTATATGACTTGATAAAATCATACAATTGGCTTAGCGTTGAGCTGACCTTGCTAAAACTGTATCCCGACCAAGACAGAATGCTTGACGAATACAGAAACATTTATGAAAAACTTAAAGTAACCGAGCCGGCTGACTATGACGAGTTAGAAATTATTTTGAAAGAATATGACTGCGACCCAAACTTTGAAAGCGATAAAGAAACATACGTTGACGTATCAGGACAGAAAAAAATACCAGACCCAAACGACATTACAAACGGTTACGCAATAGAGTTTTTAGAGTGGGACAAATGGCTTGGTATGGACATAGCAACAGAGACGACTAAAAACTTTTCAGATTTAGAAATAATAGCACATTGCCTTTACGAAATGACTTTTATTGACTATGACGAAGATGCCATTCAAGGACAACTAAAAACGCTCAATGACAGAATAGAAGATTATAAAAAACTAACAGACGAAGAAAAAAAGCAACAAACAATATCGCTTGACAAACTAAAAAAACGACTTGATGAAAAGAAAGGCAGCAGCTAA
- a CDS encoding toxin-antitoxin system YwqK family antitoxin: MKEKKQDVVDGLTIKYHANGKTIWSKGKIFDGKPEGYWEWYRIDGTIKRSGHFENGEPVGEWTTYDDKGKPYKVTKR; encoded by the coding sequence ATGAAAGAGAAAAAGCAAGACGTTGTTGACGGTTTAACCATAAAATATCACGCTAACGGCAAGACAATATGGTCAAAAGGAAAAATATTTGACGGGAAACCCGAAGGTTATTGGGAATGGTACAGAATAGACGGAACAATAAAGCGTTCAGGACATTTTGAAAATGGAGAACCTGTTGGCGAATGGACAACTTATGACGACAAAGGAAAACCATATAAAGTGACGAAAAGATAA
- a CDS encoding helix-turn-helix domain-containing protein, whose product MMLNSKIIGNKIAEARKKSNLSQAELANKISISPQAVGKWERGESLPDITVLNRLAEIFGVDLNYFSDTFQSLTIEKDTELVTNRQNTEQSKEESKKRFDWNWDMSQGNWIDADFSGLKDLKDKFSSSNIKNCKFIKSDLSGLNFKSNEISFSDFSESDMRNCKIQSSELAKNSFLNCSLIDSQFTLTEIKDCDFSKANFSGSEILNSNFDRNTIDDAIFKHTSFRNVGISEIVFKGKIEDCTFENCSFKKVKFQNATILNSFFKHNRKFNKVEFIDCKVDKLTFAFLKSNGANLDSVTVIQEQKSDTL is encoded by the coding sequence ATGATGCTCAACTCAAAAATTATTGGCAACAAGATTGCCGAAGCAAGAAAGAAAAGTAATCTTTCACAAGCAGAACTTGCTAACAAAATTTCAATCAGCCCGCAAGCAGTCGGAAAATGGGAACGTGGCGAGTCATTACCTGACATTACAGTTCTCAACCGCCTTGCTGAAATCTTTGGTGTGGACTTGAATTATTTTTCAGACACTTTTCAAAGTTTGACTATTGAAAAAGACACTGAACTTGTTACAAACAGACAGAACACCGAACAATCAAAGGAAGAATCTAAAAAGCGATTTGATTGGAATTGGGATATGTCCCAAGGAAATTGGATTGATGCTGATTTTTCGGGCTTAAAGGATTTGAAAGACAAGTTTAGTTCATCTAACATTAAGAATTGTAAGTTCATAAAATCAGACTTATCAGGTTTGAATTTTAAGAGCAATGAAATTTCCTTTAGTGACTTTTCAGAATCGGATATGAGAAATTGTAAAATTCAATCTTCGGAATTGGCAAAAAATTCATTTTTGAACTGTTCACTAATTGACAGTCAATTTACTTTGACCGAAATAAAAGATTGTGATTTCAGTAAAGCTAATTTTTCAGGTAGCGAAATACTAAATAGTAATTTTGACAGAAACACAATTGATGATGCTATATTTAAGCATACTTCATTCAGAAATGTTGGTATTTCAGAGATTGTATTTAAGGGAAAAATTGAAGATTGTACATTTGAAAATTGTTCGTTCAAAAAAGTGAAATTTCAAAATGCTACAATTTTAAACTCATTTTTCAAGCACAATCGCAAATTCAATAAAGTCGAGTTTATAGACTGCAAAGTTGATAAATTGACCTTCGCTTTTTTAAAAAGCAACGGAGCGAACTTAGACAGTGTCACTGTAATTCAAGAACAAAAATCTGACACCTTATGA